The Aedes aegypti strain LVP_AGWG chromosome 3, AaegL5.0 Primary Assembly, whole genome shotgun sequence genome contains a region encoding:
- the LOC5569648 gene encoding augmin complex subunit dgt6: MNRTISMKRLNTPSSSANVGAAEEQLDAAIFHCLTVLSKRNPPSEQFRAVFAKGMFLKPNTKAFIHVLHFLFNVYDAKEFRKRFYWPIFDKNAESAFRSSTVEYVNNLVERGKLDMEKIKAHTVVLPGGLKFMKFLLVLIKFVTKEELRRTGVQTGGKIICKINVVQLLEHHQEWEDVGTKIREAIQKDVGVIQSRIQGIDEWLENLFAECQGPAKQMSYEKLIELWGTINRKRFEETESKRKRLQEITTEYNKVIVTAKRKLEPKELVLGIKEDELKETLYRLEVLFPDNACHFREVFDENGKIDAVKMFEILIFLVPDINQNLSGFSVRSIESLKFELKELSKVVVKSDSICHELASLRRSLPFGDARFQELQKQNQADELNADLGIRNKIFNTPPITLNFQDDCEPGSRPISKRNRLALLDDDQIHQMNLRMRLLSSSFCHQLPKTPRSAKKPKVAPASPGNVFAVPKPARKEKMNPLSMLNKITAHGKPKSKPPPVNSTLNISSLSTLGEISLRPEFSSTLLGTPEKQTSQTNPSITPSDPVKDPPSQSAFQPSPRLKAIYSQDMIVEPPSSAITPLPPDFLLGQSSRNSKRRSSLLQLDQLQTSPSGKLESLVMKAKAAATTTAMSYRMPKISITTPEEIDSGIGEAIKAQDVEGMGNSLEDNCLDDLERTLHSQAQDTSLDDLSKTLVALGMSQLTLTSPPNGCITDDPHHPAPAVSVQTMDEDLFNVSDGILTDFD; the protein is encoded by the exons ATGAACAGAACCATCAGTATGAAGCGACTAAACACGCCATCCAGTTCGGCAAATGTGGGCGCAGCGGAGGAACAGTTGGATGCAGCGATATTCCATTGTTTGACGGTGCTCTCCAAGCGGAATCCACCATCGGAACAATTTCGAGCCGTGTTCGCCAAG GGAATGTTCCTGAAGCCGAACACCAAGGCGTTTATTCACGTTCTGCACTTCCTGTTTAATGTGTACGACGCCAAGGAGTTTCGGAAGCGGTTCTACTGGCCTATTTTCGACAAGAATGCGGAAAGTGCCTTCCGTAGTTCAACCGTGGAGTATGTGAATAACTTGGTTGAACGAGGAAAGCTGGATATGGAAAAGATCAAGGCTCACACGGTGGTTCTTCCGGGCGGGTTGAAGTTCATGAAGTTTTTGTTGGTGCTGATCAAGTTTGTAACGAAGGAAGAACTGAGACGAACTGGTGTGCAAACTGGAGGCAAGATAATCTGCAAAATTAATGTAGTGCAGCTCTTGGAACATCATCAAGAATGGGAGGATGTTGGGACGAAAATTCGGGAAGCCATCCAAAAAGACGTTGGTGTAATTCAAAGCAGAATTCAAGGAATAGATGAATGGCTTGAAAACTTGTTCGCTGAATGCCAAGGACCAGCAAAACAAATGAGTTACGAAAAGCTGATCGAACTATGGGGAACAATCAACAGGAAACGATTCGAAGAAACTGAATCCAAGCGGAAACGACTACAGGAAATTACGACTGAATACAACAAAGTTATTGTGACGGCCAAAAGAAAGCTTGAGCCAAAGGAGCTTGTACTGGGAATCAAGGAAGATGAACTCAAGGAGACGTTATATCGTTTGGAAGTTCTGTTCCCCGATAATGCCTGCCACTTTCGAGAAGTGTTCGATGAGAATGGGAAGATTGACGctgtaaaaatgtttgaaattttgatatttcttgTTCCGGATATAAACCAGAACTTGTCAGGATTTTCTGTTCGCAGCATTGAGTCGCTCAAGTTTGAATTGAAAGAACTCTCCAAAGTTGTCGTAAAATCCGATAGTATATGCCACGAATTAGCATCATTGCGAAGAAGTTTGCCATTTGGAGATGCGAGATTTCAGGAActgcaaaaacaaaatcaagctgaTGAGTTGAACGCTGATCTTGGAATCAGGAACAAAATCTTCAATACTCCGCCAATCACTCTCAACTTTCAAGATGACTGCGAACCAGGCAGTCGACCAATATCTAAAAGAAATCGGCTTGCTCTACTGGATGATGATCAAATTCATCAGATGAATCTCCGGATGCGACTTCTATCATCTAGCTTTTGTCATCAGTTGCCCAAAACCCCTCGTTCCGCTAAGAAACCCAAGGTAGCCCCTGCAAGCCCAGGCAACGTGTTTGCCGTTCCAAAACCTGCGCGCAAGGAAAAAATGAACCCTCTCTCAATGTTAAACAAAATAACAGCGCATGGCAAACCCAAATCGAAGCCCCCACCAGTCAACAGCACTCTTAACATATCATCCCTCTCAACGTTGGGAGAAATTTCCCTTCGTCCCGAGTTTTCATCGACTCTTCTAGGAACACCAGAAAAACAGACGTCGCAAACCAATCCAAGTATTACTCCAAGCGATCCCGTCAAAGATCCACCCTCGCAATCAGCTTTCCAACCGTCACCTCGCTTGAAAGCCATATACAGCCAGGACATGATAGTAGAGCCACCATCATCAGCCATAACACCACTCCCCCCGGATTTCCTCCTAGGCCAGAGCAGTCGGAACAGCAAACGGAGAAGCTCACTGCTCCAGCTCGACCAGTTGCAAACGTCTCCGTCCGGTAAGCTGGAGTCGCTGGTTATGAAAGCGAAAGCAGCGGCCACCACAACGGCGATGAGCTACAGAATGCCGAAAATCAGCATAACCACACCGGAGGAGATTGATTCTGGAATTGGTGAAGCGATCAAGGCGCAGGATGTGGAAGGAATGGGTAACTCACTGGAGGACAATTGTCTGGATGATTTGGAGCGAACGCTGCATTCGCAG GCCCAAGACACCTCGTTGGATGATCTCTCGAAAACACTCGTGGCGCTGGGAATGAGCCAGTTAACGCTCACATCGCCCCCGAACGGCTGCATCACCGATGATCCTCATCATCCGGCTCCGGCTGTTTCAGTGCAAACTATGGACGAGGATCTATTCAATGTGAGTGATGGTATTTTAACTGATTTTGATTGA
- the LOC5569651 gene encoding mitosis initiation protein fs(1)Ya: MKIPKEVQCRTCGQVFCCAKCRQKHEDKSHQEVQAIRQICYICNNRPFPLRTDTKITTSNVLIQHLMTEHLPLRCNRCSKVFLTISDFKAIVRCTPFGENNANGVGHACSLEHSPNIPTIMETPVENYGEVDNKENIDENGSLSDQSSANRSDKLRPATAIKAKAPPANVLKGPKISEELLAITDPNEQIEEPNEALLTPLSKINLRWKRKSQTFDSLNGSSNLSAFNTSEVPNSARQKLARTTSTPMMHGYGPNAKCSNDSYSSALGQMSSIHHSASESSYVKNDDHTPISPASYELEKVRAIIKSRSKVAATPLRQVMSKSIQRAIAQHGRYTKMVAPGTQRKMSFNSTGSSATNSTVGSPSRNALDLRTTPVLKRSSSETCVGGRKSAKVSYLQKAQSEESGLYQPCDMTESQYFDAHQSETSFEEDGSVNQENCSNHKIDEQSLIANELVNLKAFPSYYYQDTPKIAGGILKKVISFTTPEMTRIGEHEPDPNESSDLWATPCSVPPRSFSCSALQETGLNSFVAETSCDDVFLPPTRSKSYSKLKADPANTIPNTGKLWTIVSNVIRLASRSDVRDELGTESSEYSSASDSGGGSTFPTSLVRKATSFAGFLRNRLPGRQHQTSTSPEMDELPSPYRSGASDGSTKRRRTNSVYTRPSCETVATRPISSPLAKRKRIQGRQPIERMRNSSRGSSGSDF, from the exons ATGAAAATCCCAAAAGAG GTTCAGTGTCGAACATGCGGACAGGTGTTTTGCTGTGCGAAATGTCGACAAAAGCACGAAGACAAATCCCACCAGGAGGTGCAAGCCATACGACAAATTTGCTACATTTGCAACAATCGGCCGTTCCCGCTGCGAACTGATACCAAGATAACAACAAGCAATGTACTGATCCAACACCTGATGACCGAGCACTTGCCGCTGCGTTGCAATCGGTGCTCAAAG GTGTTTCTCACTATTTCGGATTTCAAAGCCATTGTACGATGCACGCCTTTCGGAGAGAACAATGCCAACGGTGTAGGTCATGCTTGCAGCTTGGAGCACAGCCCAAATATACCCACCATTATGGAAACGCCTGTTGAAAACTACGGCGAAGTGGACAACAAGGAGAACATTGACGAAAACGGAAGTTTATCGGATCAATCAAGTGCCAATCGGAGTGACAAGTTGCGCCCAGCGACGGCAATCAAAGCCAAAGCACCTCCTGCGAATGTATTAAAAGGaccaaaaatatctgaagaactACTCGCGATAACGGATCCCAATGAGCAGATCGAAGAACCAAATGAAGCCCTTTTGACACCGCTATCGAAAATCAATCTGCGATGGAAGCGTAAGAGTCAAACCTTCGATAGCTTGAATGGTTCCAGTAATTTGTCCGCATTCAATACGTCTGAGGTTCCTAACAGTGCAAGACAGAAGCTGGCTCGTACAACTTCAACGCCAATGATGCATGGATATGGTCCTAACGCCAAATGCTCCAACGACTCGTATTCCAGTGCCCTGGGACAAATGTCTAGCATCCACCACAGCGCCAGTGAATCCTCGTATGTCAAGAACGATGACCACACGCCAATTTCCCCGGCATcctatgaactggaaaaagttcgAGCCATTATAAAAAGTCGCTCCAAAGTGGCTGCCACACCGCTCCGTCAGGTCATGTCCAAGAGCATTCAACGAGCGATAGCACAGCATGGTCGCTACACGAAAATGGTGGCACCAGGAACTCAGCGAAAAATGAGCTTCAATTCAACGGGGAGTAGTGCAACGAATAGTACCGTAGGATCTCCATCCCGAAACGCACTGGATCTCCGAACAACTCCGGTGCTGAAAAGATCCTCCAGTGAGACCTGCGTTGGAGGTCGGAAAAGTGCCAAAGTAAGCTACCTCCAAAAAGCTCAAAGCGAAGAGTCTGGCCTGTACCAACCGTGTGACATGACTGAGTCCCAATATTTCGACGCACACCAAAGCGAAACATCATTTGAAGAGGATGGCAGTGTGAATCAGGAAAATTGTAGCAATCACAAAATCGACGAGCAGAGTTTGATAGCCAACGAGCTGGTAAATCTCAAAGCCTTCCCCAGCTACTACTATCAGGACACCCCGAAAATAGCTGGTGGTATACTCAAAAAAGTTATATCGTTCACTACGCCAGAAATGACCCGAATTGGTGAGCACGAACCCGATCCAAACGAATCTTCAGATCTTTGGGCTACGCCATGTTCTGTCCCACCGCGAAGTTTCAGTTGCTCGGCACTCCAAGAAACGGGCCTAAATTCGTTCGTAGCCGAAACCAGCTGCGACGACGTATTCCTACCTCCAACTAGATCCAAATCCTATAGCAAATTGAAAGCGGATCCCGCCAACACAATACCGAACACTGGTAAGCTGTGGACCATAGTATCGAATGTTATCAGACTAGCGTCCCGGTCGGATGTCCGCGACGAGTTGGGCACCGAAAGTTCCGAATACTCCAGTGCATCGGACAGTGGCGGAGGGTCTACTTTCCCAACGAGTCTGGTGCGGAAAGCGACTTCCTTTGCTGGATTTCTAAGAAACCGACTCCCGGGACGACAACACCAAACTAGTACCTCACCCGAAATGGACGAGCTTCCATCGCCTTACCGTTCGGGAGCATCGGACGGTAGCACCAAACGAAGACGAACCAACTCCGTGTACACCAGACCGTCTTGCGAAACCGTTGCGACGCGCCCCATCTCGAGCCCATTGGCCAAGAGAAAGCGCATCCAGGGAAGGCAACCGATTGAACGCATGCGAAATAGTAGCCGTGGAAGCAGTGGAAGCGATTTTTAA